In Acidobacteriota bacterium, the following are encoded in one genomic region:
- a CDS encoding DUF1552 domain-containing protein: MIITKMSLPRRTFLRGVGATLALPLLDAMVPAGTALARTAAKASPRLGFIYIPNGANMAEWTPPGDSGALELSRSLQPLANVRDHVVIPTGLDHRQAEAWGDGNGEHSRASAVWLNGVHPKRTEGADVRAGTTADQIAAATLGQETPLPSLELALENSYVVGNCDNGYSCVYTNTFSWRTPTTPLPMEHNPRVVFERLFGEGGTEEQRVARLQDDRSILDAVREDMVRLDRSLGAADRSRVTQYLEAVREIERRISRAEAQSDAALPDVLERPVGIPESFDEHAKLMFDLQALAFQADITRVFTFLIGREQTAQSFPEIGVPDPHHAMSHHQMDAERLEKYAMINTYEVSLLAGFLEKLAATPDGDGTLLDQAMILYGGGISDGDQHSHMDLPLILAGGGAGALKGGRHLKYEGETPMTNLLVSVLDKAGVPVDELGDSTGRLPMETLANV; encoded by the coding sequence ATGATCATCACGAAGATGTCCTTGCCCCGCCGGACTTTCCTGCGCGGGGTGGGCGCGACGCTGGCGCTGCCGCTGCTCGACGCGATGGTGCCGGCCGGCACCGCGCTGGCGCGGACGGCCGCGAAGGCGTCGCCGCGCCTCGGCTTCATCTACATTCCGAACGGCGCCAACATGGCGGAGTGGACGCCGCCTGGCGACAGCGGTGCGCTCGAGCTGTCGCGCAGTCTGCAGCCGCTCGCCAACGTGCGCGACCACGTCGTCATCCCGACCGGCCTGGACCATCGGCAGGCGGAGGCGTGGGGCGACGGGAACGGCGAACACTCGCGGGCCAGCGCGGTCTGGCTGAACGGCGTTCACCCGAAGCGGACCGAGGGCGCGGACGTCCGCGCGGGCACGACGGCGGACCAGATTGCCGCCGCCACGCTCGGCCAGGAGACGCCGCTGCCGTCGCTGGAACTGGCGCTCGAGAACAGCTACGTCGTAGGAAACTGCGACAACGGGTACTCCTGCGTCTACACGAACACCTTCTCCTGGCGGACGCCCACGACGCCGCTCCCGATGGAGCACAACCCGCGCGTCGTCTTCGAGCGCCTGTTCGGCGAGGGCGGGACCGAAGAGCAGCGGGTCGCCCGCCTGCAGGACGACCGGAGCATCCTCGATGCGGTGCGCGAGGACATGGTGCGGCTCGACCGGAGCCTCGGCGCCGCCGACCGGTCGCGGGTCACGCAGTACCTCGAGGCGGTGCGCGAGATCGAGCGCCGCATCTCGCGGGCGGAGGCGCAGAGCGACGCTGCGTTACCGGACGTACTGGAGCGACCGGTGGGGATCCCGGAGTCGTTCGACGAGCATGCGAAACTGATGTTCGACCTGCAGGCGCTCGCCTTCCAGGCCGATATCACGCGGGTCTTCACGTTCCTGATCGGCCGGGAGCAGACCGCGCAGAGCTTCCCCGAGATCGGCGTGCCCGACCCGCATCACGCGATGTCGCATCACCAAATGGATGCCGAGCGGCTCGAGAAATACGCCATGATCAACACCTACGAGGTAAGCCTGCTGGCCGGCTTCCTCGAAAAGCTGGCGGCGACGCCGGATGGTGACGGCACGCTGCTCGATCAGGCGATGATCCTCTACGGCGGCGGCATCAGCGACGGCGATCAGCACTCGCACATGGATCTGCCGCTGATCCTGGCAGGGGGCGGAGCGGGCGCGCTGAAGGGAGGCCGCCACCTGAAGTACGAGGGCGAGACCCCGATGACCAATCTGCTGGTCAGCGTTCTCGACAAGGCGGGCGTCCCGGTCGACGAGCTGGGCGACAGTACCGGCCGCCTGCCGATGGAAACGCTCGCGAACGTCTGA
- a CDS encoding cyclase family protein, with protein sequence MRCHVRRVEGFEREAASLQAVVVARGAVAVEERLLIELDRGAGRTGGLRGGRSRRGHRQKDGDAACHRRECESRASRHLRPRDEDRARQRTNFVPHGKHAILNRSAEACQSASECGSMSRNHASGEMSMAPTRRRFLSTVSAAAAGAGMARSARAAEALQSDPRMPSQAEMEAVYADRRNWGRWGDDDQKGAVNLVTAEKSAAAARLVRNGRRVSMSRVFEPEQHFIRKSPRPSGAGACVDYLGFIYHGQTVTHIDALCHMWDVDGMWGGRDPDEGVTTQGAQWGAVDAWKDGIVTKGVLLDVPRHRGEPYVEPDRPVHGWELEEIAESEGVSVEPGDALLVYSGKDAFVRAGGEYAGGDRPGLSATCAKFIRDHDVALLGWDMMDARPDPYNLAFPMHGVLFNFGVALLDNALLEPLAGACAEENRYEFMFMGLPLNIARGTGSPTNPIAMF encoded by the coding sequence ATGCGCTGCCACGTCCGCCGCGTCGAGGGATTCGAGCGAGAAGCCGCCAGTCTCCAGGCGGTCGTTGTGGCACGTGGCGCAGTAGCGGTCGAGGAGCGCCTGCTGATCGAGCTCGACCGGGGCGCCGGGCGCACCGGAGGCCTGCGGGGCGGACGTAGCCGGCGCGGCCACCGTCAGAAAGACGGCGACGCCGCCTGCCACCGCCGCGAATGCGAGTCGCGCGCTTCTCGGCATCTGAGGCCCCGGGACGAGGACCGCGCGCGGCAGCGCACAAACTTCGTCCCACATGGAAAACACGCCATTCTGAATCGAAGCGCGGAGGCGTGTCAATCGGCGTCGGAGTGCGGTAGCATGAGCCGGAATCACGCTTCAGGGGAGATGTCCATGGCTCCGACCAGACGGCGGTTCCTGTCGACGGTGAGCGCGGCGGCGGCCGGTGCGGGAATGGCGCGGAGCGCCCGGGCGGCCGAAGCGTTGCAGTCCGACCCACGAATGCCCAGCCAGGCGGAAATGGAAGCGGTCTACGCGGACCGCCGCAACTGGGGCCGCTGGGGCGATGACGACCAGAAGGGCGCCGTCAACCTGGTGACGGCGGAGAAGAGCGCCGCCGCGGCCCGGCTGGTCCGGAACGGTCGGCGTGTCTCGATGAGCCGGGTCTTCGAGCCGGAGCAGCACTTCATCCGGAAGAGCCCGCGTCCGAGCGGGGCCGGCGCCTGCGTCGACTACCTGGGATTCATCTACCACGGCCAGACCGTCACCCATATCGACGCGCTCTGCCACATGTGGGACGTCGATGGGATGTGGGGCGGCCGCGACCCCGACGAAGGCGTGACGACCCAGGGGGCGCAGTGGGGCGCGGTTGACGCCTGGAAGGACGGCATCGTCACGAAGGGCGTCCTGCTCGACGTGCCGCGCCACCGGGGCGAGCCCTACGTCGAGCCCGACCGTCCGGTGCACGGATGGGAACTCGAGGAGATCGCCGAGTCGGAGGGAGTGAGCGTCGAGCCGGGAGATGCGCTGCTCGTCTATAGCGGCAAGGACGCGTTCGTCAGGGCCGGCGGGGAGTACGCCGGCGGGGACCGCCCGGGACTGAGCGCCACCTGCGCGAAGTTCATCCGGGACCATGACGTCGCCCTGCTCGGCTGGGACATGATGGACGCGCGGCCCGACCCCTACAACCTGGCGTTCCCGATGCACGGCGTGCTCTTCAACTTCGGCGTCGCCCTGCTCGACAACGCGCTGCTCGAACCGCTCGCCGGCGCGTGCGCCGAGGAGAACCGTTACGAGTTCATGTTCATGGGCCTGCCCCTCAACATCGCACGCGGCACGGGCAGCCCCACGAATCCAATCGCCATGTTCTAG
- a CDS encoding DUF1592 domain-containing protein, producing the protein MWDEVCALPRAVLVPGPQMPRSARLAFAAVAGGVAVFLTVAAPATSAPQASGAPGAPVELDQQALLDRYCATCHNDRLETGGFSLESLDAADVAAHPEQWEKVVRKLRAGAMPPRPRPRPDDATYGAFRAWLEGELDTAAAADPNPGRTETFHRLSRTEYRNAIRDLLALDVSVDELLPADDTSYGFDNIAGVLGVSPTLMDRYLSAARKVSRLAVASPVPSPTAETFRIASDLGQDVRMEGLPFGTRGGIAVEYNFPEDAEYVIQVLPDGPLRIEPHDLEITIDGERIELLTVGKAPDENDPRGLYVPEIETLEVRVPVTAGPHEVGVAFLRKTSAEPEGIRKLYLRPFTGEGSGGDSRYQPYVESVTIAGPYESSGARPVDETPSRERLFTCRPAAGAAAGEEAACAREILSTLARRAFRRPVDGEDVDRLFDFYERGRAGGSFDAGIEMALRRLLVSPEFLFRVERDPEDAGAASIYRVGDLELASRLSFFLWSSIPDDELLELAEQDELSDPATFEAQVERMLADPRSDALTSNFAGQWLTLRNAAAVQPDEDVFPDFGEGLRLAFRRETELLFDSVLRENRSVLDLLAADYTFVNERLARHYGLPGVRGSHFRRVTLDEPARGGLLGHGSILTVTSYANRTSPVNRGKWVLENILGTPPPPPPPNVPELETAEGGEALSMREAMAQHRANPVCASCHRLMDPVGLSLENFDAVGRWRDRSETKHVIDASGELPDGSTFDGPGELKAALLRHPDRFVTTVTEKLLTYALGRGVEYYDAPTVRAIVREAAADDYRLSTLIKGIVRSAPFQMRRTPS; encoded by the coding sequence ATGTGGGACGAAGTTTGTGCGCTGCCGCGCGCGGTCCTCGTCCCGGGGCCTCAGATGCCGAGAAGCGCGCGACTCGCATTCGCGGCGGTGGCAGGCGGCGTCGCCGTCTTTCTGACGGTGGCCGCGCCGGCTACGTCCGCCCCGCAGGCCTCCGGTGCGCCCGGCGCCCCGGTCGAGCTCGATCAGCAGGCGCTCCTCGACCGCTACTGCGCCACGTGCCACAACGACCGCCTGGAGACTGGCGGCTTCTCGCTCGAATCCCTCGACGCGGCGGACGTGGCAGCGCATCCGGAGCAGTGGGAGAAGGTCGTGCGTAAGCTCCGCGCCGGGGCGATGCCGCCCCGTCCGCGTCCGCGCCCGGACGATGCGACCTACGGCGCCTTCCGCGCCTGGCTTGAGGGCGAACTGGACACGGCGGCAGCCGCCGATCCGAACCCGGGCCGTACCGAGACGTTCCACCGGCTCAGCCGCACGGAGTACCGCAACGCCATCCGTGACCTGCTCGCGCTCGACGTGAGCGTCGACGAACTGCTGCCGGCGGACGACACCAGCTACGGCTTCGACAACATCGCCGGCGTGCTGGGCGTCTCGCCGACGCTGATGGATCGTTACCTCTCCGCAGCGCGCAAGGTCAGCCGCCTCGCCGTGGCCTCGCCCGTGCCGTCCCCCACCGCCGAGACCTTCCGGATCGCGTCCGATCTGGGGCAGGACGTTCGGATGGAGGGCCTCCCGTTCGGTACGCGGGGCGGAATTGCGGTCGAGTACAACTTCCCGGAGGACGCCGAGTACGTCATCCAGGTGCTGCCGGACGGTCCGCTGCGGATCGAGCCGCACGATCTGGAGATCACCATCGACGGCGAGCGGATCGAGTTGCTCACTGTCGGCAAGGCGCCCGACGAGAACGACCCGCGCGGCCTCTACGTGCCGGAGATCGAAACGCTGGAGGTGCGGGTCCCGGTCACCGCCGGACCCCATGAAGTCGGCGTGGCGTTCCTCCGCAAGACGTCGGCCGAGCCGGAGGGGATTCGCAAGCTGTACCTCCGGCCGTTCACCGGCGAAGGCTCCGGCGGTGATTCCCGCTACCAGCCTTATGTGGAGAGCGTGACGATCGCGGGACCTTACGAGTCCAGCGGCGCGCGGCCGGTCGACGAGACACCGAGCCGTGAGCGGCTCTTCACGTGCCGGCCGGCGGCGGGAGCGGCCGCTGGCGAGGAGGCCGCCTGTGCGCGGGAGATCCTCTCGACTCTCGCGCGGCGCGCGTTCCGCCGGCCGGTCGACGGTGAGGACGTGGATCGCCTGTTTGACTTCTACGAACGTGGCCGCGCCGGCGGCAGCTTCGACGCCGGGATCGAGATGGCGCTTCGCCGGCTGCTCGTCAGTCCGGAATTCCTCTTCCGCGTCGAGCGGGATCCGGAGGACGCCGGGGCGGCCAGCATCTACCGGGTCGGCGACCTCGAGCTGGCATCGCGCCTGTCGTTCTTCCTCTGGAGCAGCATCCCGGACGACGAGCTTCTGGAGCTTGCCGAGCAGGACGAGCTGAGCGACCCTGCCACGTTCGAGGCGCAGGTGGAGCGGATGCTGGCCGATCCGCGCTCAGACGCGCTCACGAGCAATTTCGCCGGGCAGTGGCTGACGCTTCGAAACGCCGCCGCGGTGCAGCCGGACGAGGATGTCTTTCCAGACTTCGGGGAGGGGCTGCGTCTGGCCTTCCGCCGCGAGACAGAACTGCTCTTCGACAGCGTGCTGCGCGAGAACCGGAGCGTCCTCGACCTGCTCGCGGCCGACTATACGTTCGTCAACGAGCGGCTTGCCCGCCACTACGGCCTGCCGGGAGTCCGTGGCAGCCATTTCCGTCGCGTCACGCTTGACGAGCCGGCTCGCGGCGGCCTGCTGGGTCACGGCAGCATCCTGACCGTTACGTCGTACGCCAACCGCACGTCCCCGGTGAATCGCGGCAAGTGGGTGCTCGAGAACATTCTCGGAACCCCGCCGCCTCCGCCGCCCCCGAACGTGCCGGAACTGGAGACGGCGGAGGGGGGAGAGGCCCTTTCGATGCGCGAGGCGATGGCCCAGCATCGCGCCAACCCGGTCTGCGCAAGCTGCCACCGCCTGATGGATCCGGTAGGCCTGTCGCTGGAGAACTTCGATGCCGTCGGCCGCTGGCGGGACCGGAGCGAGACGAAGCATGTGATCGATGCCTCCGGGGAGCTGCCCGATGGCTCCACGTTCGATGGGCCCGGCGAGTTGAAGGCGGCGCTGCTGCGTCACCCCGACCGCTTCGTTACGACCGTTACCGAGAAGCTGCTGACCTACGCCCTGGGGCGTGGGGTGGAGTACTATGACGCCCCCACGGTGCGGGCGATTGTCCGGGAAGCCGCGGCTGACGACTACCGGCTGTCGACCCTCATCAAGGGGATCGTTCGGAGCGCGCCGTTCCAGATGAGGAGAACGCCGTCATGA
- a CDS encoding beta-propeller fold lactonase family protein, translating into MDEAPAAPSYMVYVTNEYSGDLTVINGATNEAVETIPLGKRPRGIKVSPDATQLFVALSGSPPSPPGTDESTLPPPDRSADGIGVVDLAAGEVVNMVRAGTDPEQMAVSNDGTRLYVANEDAGIASVVDIATGEILAELPVGGEPEGVRISPDGRVVYVTSEEDNRVTAIDTATNEAIAQFEVGARPRASAFSPDSNRAYVTAENSGTVHVVDTSTHEVLHTIDLSDLGDLVRPMGVVVSPDGTRVYVTTGRGRTVVVIDAATWEPLSTIEVGERPWGIGITPDGRYLYTANGPSNDVSVVDTETNQVVGTIPAGERPWGIAIIGE; encoded by the coding sequence ATGGACGAAGCGCCCGCGGCGCCTTCGTACATGGTCTACGTCACCAACGAGTATTCCGGTGACCTGACCGTCATCAACGGCGCGACTAACGAGGCGGTGGAGACCATTCCGCTCGGCAAGCGCCCCCGCGGCATCAAGGTGTCGCCGGACGCCACGCAACTGTTTGTCGCGCTGAGCGGGTCACCGCCGTCACCGCCCGGCACCGACGAGAGCACGCTCCCGCCCCCGGATCGCTCCGCCGACGGCATCGGAGTGGTCGACCTGGCCGCCGGTGAAGTGGTCAACATGGTCCGCGCCGGCACCGACCCGGAGCAGATGGCGGTGAGCAATGACGGCACGCGGCTCTACGTCGCGAACGAGGACGCCGGGATAGCGAGCGTCGTCGACATCGCGACCGGCGAGATCCTGGCCGAGCTCCCCGTCGGCGGCGAACCCGAGGGGGTGCGCATCAGCCCCGACGGCCGCGTCGTCTACGTCACCTCGGAGGAGGACAATCGGGTGACCGCCATCGACACCGCGACCAACGAAGCGATCGCGCAGTTCGAGGTAGGCGCCCGCCCGCGGGCCAGCGCGTTCTCGCCGGACAGCAACCGGGCCTACGTAACCGCCGAGAACAGCGGCACCGTCCATGTCGTGGACACGTCGACGCACGAGGTGCTGCACACCATCGACCTTTCCGATCTGGGTGATCTGGTCCGTCCCATGGGCGTCGTCGTATCCCCCGACGGCACCCGCGTCTACGTCACCACCGGCCGCGGGCGCACCGTCGTTGTCATCGACGCCGCCACCTGGGAGCCGCTGTCAACCATCGAAGTGGGCGAGCGTCCCTGGGGGATCGGAATCACGCCCGATGGCCGCTATCTCTACACCGCCAACGGTCCGTCCAACGACGTCAGCGTCGTCGACACGGAAACCAACCAGGTCGTCGGGACCATTCCGGCGGGCGAGCGCCCCTGGGGCATCGCTATCATCGGCGAGTGA
- a CDS encoding carboxypeptidase regulatory-like domain-containing protein, with the protein MNARTFTSWRRLRLGAVSAAVVGAIALFGAMPTAEEAQMAEGYISGVVESSSGPEGGVWVIAETEELETRFVKIVVTADDGRFVLPQLPDATYDVWVRGYGLVDSEKVQLSPTNEDVTLEAVIAPNEQAAAEYYPGNYWYSLIKPPPASEFPGTGPDGNGIAENMRTQQHWLDVMKQGCQLCHQLGNTATRVVQQLDDFDSAVEAWDHRVQTGQRGTSMSAAMSRMGRGRALEMFADWTDRIAAGETPPRPPRPDGMEQNLVVTLWDWGTDSSFIHDEITTDKRNPTVNGGGPVYGVSAGHGSLTIVDPVENSAVELPIPVRPADPNSVPSRFPQEQLQPSYYWGDQLLWGRGGPDGNENSSDPHNPMMDQDGRVWMTSTIRARPNPDWCREGSDNKYAEYFPLNQSGRQASYYDPETEKFVLVDTCFGTHHLQFGEDANDTLWFSGDSNAIGWIDTKLYDETGDEQYSQGWCPTVIDTNGDGRITKPWNEPSRGGEVEIDPSLDTRIVGFGYGIIAHPSDDSIWITRTGPFPGRLVRLDRGDNPPETCIAEVYEPPSIENPNVDASQTGFAPRGIDVDRNGVIWTALSGSSQMASFDRTKCATLNGPDATGQQCAEGWTLYTVPGPQMEGVDTPGSADFHYYSWVDQYNTLGLGENVPIANGSSSDSLLALDPDSGEWTILRVPYPMAFYSRGLDGRIDDPNAGWKGRGLWANYGSNYIWHTEGGKGTKSKMVHFQLRPDPLAR; encoded by the coding sequence ATGAACGCGCGCACATTCACATCATGGCGCAGGCTGCGGCTGGGAGCCGTCAGCGCCGCCGTCGTCGGCGCCATTGCCCTCTTTGGGGCGATGCCGACCGCCGAGGAGGCGCAGATGGCCGAGGGCTACATCAGCGGCGTCGTCGAAAGCAGCAGCGGCCCGGAAGGAGGCGTCTGGGTCATTGCCGAAACGGAGGAGCTGGAGACGAGGTTCGTCAAGATCGTCGTCACCGCTGATGACGGCCGCTTCGTCCTGCCGCAGTTGCCCGACGCCACCTACGACGTCTGGGTCCGCGGCTACGGGCTGGTCGACTCCGAGAAGGTACAGCTGTCGCCGACCAACGAGGACGTCACGCTCGAGGCGGTCATCGCCCCGAACGAGCAGGCGGCGGCGGAGTATTACCCGGGCAACTACTGGTACTCGCTCATCAAGCCGCCGCCGGCGAGCGAGTTCCCCGGCACCGGGCCGGACGGTAACGGCATCGCCGAGAACATGCGGACGCAGCAGCACTGGCTCGACGTCATGAAGCAGGGCTGCCAGCTCTGCCACCAGCTCGGCAACACGGCGACGCGAGTCGTCCAGCAACTCGACGACTTCGACTCGGCGGTCGAGGCCTGGGATCACCGGGTGCAGACCGGCCAGCGCGGTACCTCGATGAGCGCGGCGATGAGCCGCATGGGCCGCGGGCGCGCGCTCGAGATGTTCGCGGACTGGACCGACCGGATCGCCGCCGGCGAGACGCCGCCTCGGCCGCCGCGTCCGGATGGCATGGAGCAGAACCTCGTGGTCACGCTGTGGGACTGGGGCACCGACAGCTCCTTCATCCACGACGAGATCACGACCGACAAGCGGAATCCGACCGTCAACGGTGGCGGCCCGGTCTACGGCGTATCGGCGGGCCACGGCAGCCTGACGATCGTCGACCCGGTTGAGAACTCCGCGGTCGAGCTGCCGATCCCGGTGCGGCCGGCGGATCCCAACTCGGTCCCGTCACGCTTCCCGCAGGAGCAGCTCCAGCCGTCGTACTACTGGGGCGATCAGCTTCTCTGGGGCCGGGGCGGTCCGGACGGGAACGAGAACTCGTCCGACCCGCACAACCCGATGATGGATCAGGACGGCCGCGTCTGGATGACCTCGACCATCCGCGCCCGCCCGAACCCCGACTGGTGCCGGGAGGGGTCGGACAACAAGTACGCCGAGTACTTCCCGCTGAATCAGAGCGGCCGGCAGGCGTCCTACTACGACCCCGAGACGGAGAAGTTCGTCCTGGTCGACACGTGCTTCGGGACGCACCACCTGCAGTTCGGTGAGGACGCCAACGACACCCTCTGGTTCAGTGGCGACAGCAACGCGATCGGCTGGATCGACACCAAGCTGTACGACGAGACGGGCGACGAGCAGTACTCGCAGGGCTGGTGCCCGACCGTCATCGACACGAATGGCGACGGCAGGATCACGAAGCCGTGGAACGAGCCGAGCCGCGGGGGCGAGGTGGAGATCGATCCGAGCCTCGACACGCGGATTGTCGGCTTCGGTTACGGCATCATCGCGCACCCGTCGGACGATTCCATCTGGATCACCCGCACCGGGCCGTTCCCGGGCCGGCTGGTCCGCCTCGACCGGGGCGACAATCCGCCCGAGACCTGCATCGCCGAGGTCTACGAGCCGCCTTCCATCGAGAACCCGAACGTCGACGCGAGCCAGACCGGCTTCGCGCCGCGCGGCATCGACGTCGATCGGAACGGCGTCATCTGGACGGCGCTCTCGGGCAGCAGCCAGATGGCCAGCTTCGACCGGACGAAGTGCGCCACGCTGAACGGTCCGGATGCGACCGGCCAGCAGTGCGCCGAGGGGTGGACGCTCTACACGGTGCCGGGCCCGCAGATGGAAGGGGTCGACACGCCGGGTAGCGCGGACTTCCACTACTACAGCTGGGTCGACCAGTACAACACGCTGGGTCTGGGGGAGAACGTTCCGATCGCGAACGGATCGTCGTCCGATTCGCTGCTGGCGCTCGACCCGGATAGCGGCGAGTGGACGATCCTGCGGGTGCCGTACCCGATGGCGTTCTACTCCCGCGGGCTCGACGGGCGCATCGACGACCCGAACGCCGGGTGGAAGGGCCGTGGCCTCTGGGCCAACTACGGTTCCAACTACATCTGGCACACCGAGGGCGGCAAGGGCACCAAGAGCAAGATGGTGCACTTCCAGCTTCGGCCCGACCCGCTCGCCAGGTAG
- a CDS encoding DUF4920 domain-containing protein produces MMRNTVVDRGFRMRQFSRTVLVGFALVAFGFAGTAGAQDSVITRGDAIGNSPVVDLADALSTIHAYTDTSVILEGSVRRVCQVKGCWMELVQEGASRGLRVTFKDYGFFVPTDSDGQAARIEGVFETNVFSKRQADHLIEEGVELTRNPDGTATEVSFVAAAVELRPAGN; encoded by the coding sequence ATGATGCGGAACACGGTGGTCGACAGGGGGTTCAGGATGCGTCAGTTCAGCCGCACGGTGCTTGTTGGTTTCGCGCTCGTCGCTTTCGGTTTCGCCGGTACGGCGGGAGCGCAGGACTCGGTTATCACCCGTGGGGACGCGATCGGGAATTCACCGGTGGTCGACCTCGCGGACGCGCTCAGCACCATTCACGCGTACACGGACACCAGCGTGATTCTGGAAGGGTCGGTGCGCCGGGTGTGCCAGGTGAAGGGATGCTGGATGGAGCTGGTGCAGGAGGGCGCGTCGCGTGGCCTGCGCGTCACGTTCAAGGACTACGGCTTCTTCGTCCCCACCGACTCGGACGGCCAGGCGGCGCGGATCGAGGGGGTCTTCGAGACCAACGTCTTCTCGAAGCGCCAGGCGGACCACCTCATCGAAGAGGGCGTGGAGCTGACCCGCAATCCCGACGGCACAGCGACCGAGGTGAGCTTCGTCGCCGCCGCCGTCGAGCTCCGGCCGGCCGGCAACTAA
- a CDS encoding tannase/feruloyl esterase family alpha/beta hydrolase, which produces MKRTFTAALIAAVAASVGAGIDDAARGTAVAAAEPAHFGAAAPAAAQSAACADLMSLSLPNTEITGAEGVAAGAFTPPGGGGRGAEMYAALPAFCRVLATLTPSADSDIKVEIWLPADANDWNGKYQAVGNGAFTGSIRHNSLAQALARGYAGSSTDTGHEGNTASFGLGHPEKVIDFGWRAVHEMTVVSKAAIEAYYDEAPRYSYWVGCSAGGRQAMKAAQRFPDDFDGIIAGAPGNAWTDRAAASLRVAKPLAADPAMQLPEATRQLVHNAVLEACDAGDGVTDGVVGDPERCDFDPAALACQGSDREGCLTQPQLNAVRMIYSSPENPATGRPITGLLPGSELGWTDLGWTNSARSTGLEQFRYLTFADPEWTIDQFNFETDIVRAEEVDDDTLNALDPNLRPFFDRGGKLIAYHGWSDPQISPANATQYYSRVLDTLGGRDAVHDNYRLFMAPGMGHCAGGNGPSRFDMLAALEAWVEEGNAPNSVLAERQRDGRVDRTRPLCPYPEQAVYDGSGSTDDAANFSCRMPSE; this is translated from the coding sequence ATGAAGCGCACGTTCACCGCCGCCCTGATCGCCGCTGTGGCCGCCAGCGTTGGCGCCGGCATCGACGACGCCGCCCGCGGGACCGCCGTCGCGGCCGCCGAGCCGGCTCACTTCGGCGCCGCCGCCCCGGCCGCGGCGCAGTCCGCCGCCTGCGCGGACCTGATGTCGCTCTCGCTGCCGAACACGGAGATCACCGGCGCGGAAGGAGTGGCGGCGGGCGCGTTCACGCCCCCCGGCGGCGGCGGGCGCGGCGCGGAGATGTACGCCGCGCTGCCCGCCTTCTGCCGCGTCCTGGCGACGCTGACGCCATCCGCCGATTCCGACATCAAGGTGGAGATCTGGCTGCCCGCGGACGCGAACGACTGGAACGGCAAGTATCAGGCGGTCGGGAACGGCGCGTTCACCGGGTCCATCCGCCACAACTCGCTGGCCCAGGCGCTCGCACGCGGCTATGCGGGCAGTTCGACGGACACCGGCCACGAGGGGAACACCGCCAGCTTCGGTCTCGGCCACCCCGAAAAGGTGATCGACTTCGGCTGGCGCGCCGTGCACGAGATGACCGTCGTCTCGAAGGCGGCGATCGAGGCCTACTACGACGAGGCGCCCCGCTACTCGTACTGGGTGGGCTGCTCGGCCGGCGGGCGCCAGGCGATGAAGGCGGCCCAGCGCTTCCCGGACGACTTCGACGGAATCATCGCCGGCGCGCCGGGCAACGCCTGGACCGACCGCGCCGCGGCGTCGCTCCGCGTGGCGAAGCCGCTCGCGGCCGACCCGGCGATGCAGTTGCCGGAAGCGACGCGCCAGCTCGTCCACAACGCGGTCCTGGAGGCGTGCGACGCCGGCGACGGCGTAACCGACGGCGTGGTGGGCGATCCCGAGCGCTGCGACTTCGATCCGGCGGCGCTCGCGTGCCAGGGCTCGGACCGCGAAGGATGCCTGACGCAACCGCAGCTGAACGCGGTGCGGATGATCTACTCGTCCCCCGAGAATCCGGCGACCGGACGGCCGATCACGGGGCTGCTGCCTGGCAGCGAGCTCGGCTGGACCGACCTGGGGTGGACCAACTCGGCCCGCTCGACCGGTCTGGAGCAGTTCCGCTATCTGACGTTCGCCGACCCCGAGTGGACGATCGATCAGTTCAACTTCGAGACCGACATCGTCCGCGCCGAAGAGGTGGACGACGACACCCTGAACGCGCTCGACCCCAACCTGCGGCCCTTCTTCGACCGGGGGGGCAAGCTGATTGCCTACCACGGCTGGAGCGACCCGCAGATCTCGCCGGCGAACGCGACGCAGTACTACAGCCGCGTCCTCGACACCCTCGGCGGGCGCGACGCCGTCCACGACAACTACCGCCTCTTCATGGCCCCCGGCATGGGCCACTGCGCCGGCGGCAACGGGCCGAGCCGCTTCGACATGCTCGCCGCGCTGGAAGCGTGGGTGGAAGAGGGAAACGCTCCCAACTCCGTCCTCGCCGAGCGGCAGCGTGACGGCCGGGTCGACCGCACCCGGCCGCTGTGCCCGTATCCGGAGCAGGCGGTGTACGACGGCAGCGGCAGCACGGACGACGCCGCCAACTTCAGTTGCCGGATGCCGTCTGAGTAG